In Aerococcaceae bacterium zg-252, the genomic window GGTACGCTTAATTTTGTTAAGCAAAAAAATAACTTTGGTATTATGGTTGGGGTGTTTAAAGACGGTCAACCGGTTGCCGGTTATATCTATGATGTAATGAAACATGATTTATATTATGGGATTGTTGGCGAGGGTGCGTACTTGAATAATCGTCCATTAGAATCTATTCCAGTTCCAAAATTAAACGATAGTATTGCAATGGGAAATGTAGGGATGTTCGCTCTTAATTTGAAACATAGCCAACGTTTACTAAAAGCGGTACTTGGTGTTCGTGCACATGGTTCTGCTGCTTTAGAAATTATTGAAGTATTACGTGGGCAAGCATCGGTATATTTATCTTTTGGCTTGAGCCCATGGGATTTTGCAGCTGGTTATGCAATTTGTGAAGCAGCTGGATTAAAAGCTACAAAACCTGACGGAACGCCACTTTCGATTTTAGAGCGTTCAGCAGTAATCTTTGCTCACCCAAGTGTGCACCAAGAAGTTATCACAGTACTTAATACAACAGAAGAATTAGGAGAAATAAATGAATACGCGTAACGATATTAGAAATATTGCCATTATTGCCCATGTCGACCATGGTAAAACAACCTTAGTTGACGAATTATTAAAACAATCCAATACATTAGATGAGCGTGCAAAATTAGATGAACGTGCAATGGATTCGAATGATATTGAAAAAGAACGTGGTATTACTATTTTAGCAAAAAATACAGCTGTCGATTATAAAGGCACTCGTATTAATATTTTGGATACACCAGGACATGCTGACTTCGGTGGTGAGGTTGAGCGTATCTTGAAAATGGTAGACGGTGTTGTACTCGTGGTTGATGCTTACGAGGGAACAATGCCACAGACACGTTTTGTATTGAAAAAAGCATTAGAACAAGGGTTAACACCAGTTGTCGTTGTGAATAAGATTGACAAACCGTCTGCACGTCCAGCTGAAGTTATCGATGAAGTGTTAGAATTATTTATCGAATTAGGTGCAGATGATGACCAATTAGAATTCCCAGTTGTATATGCGTCTGCCTTAAATGGTACTTCTAGCTTGTCTGATAAATTAGAAGACCAAGAAGAATCAATGGACGCAATTTTTGATGCGGTTATTGAACATGTACCTGCACCGATTGATAATAGCGACGAATCGTTACAATTCCAAGTATCGTTATTAGATTACAATGAATATGTAGGTCGTATCGGAATTGGTCGTGTTTTCCGCGGAAAAATCAAAGTTGGGGATAATGTTGCTTTAATTAAAGCTGACGGCTCTAAAAAGAATTTCCGTGTCACTAAAATCTTAGGTTTCTTCGGTTTAAATCGTGTGGAAATTCAAGAGGCAAAAGCTGGTGACTTAATTGCCTTATCAGGTATGGACGACATTTTCGTTGGGGAAACAGTAGCTGATGCAAGTAACCCAGAAGCCTTACCAGTTTTACATATTGATGAACCAACGTTAGAGATGACTTTCTTAACGAATAATTCACCATTTGCTGGTCGTGAGGGTAAATTTGTAACGTCTCGTAATTTACAAGACCGTTTAATGCAAGAATTACAAACTGATGTGTCATTGCGTGTTGAGTCAACAGATTCGCCAGATGCCTTTAAAGTAATGGGTCGTGGTGAGTTACATTTATCTATTTTAATCGAGACAATGCGTCGTGAGGGGTATGAGTTCCAAGTATCACGTCCAAAAGTAATTATGAAAGAAATTGACGGACAGTTATGTGAGCCGTTTGAACGTGTGCAAATTGATACACCAGAAGAATATATGGGTTCAATTATTGAGGCAATGGGTCAACGTAAAGCTGAAATGGCAGACATGGCACATACTGGTAATGGTCAAATTCGTTTAGTATTTTTAATTCCTGCACGTGGTTTAATTGGTTTCTCAACTGAATTTATGTCAATGACACGTGGTTATGGAATTATTAACCACACATTTGATGATTATTTACCAGTGGTAGACGGAAATATTGGACGTCGTCGTAATGGTACTTTAGTTGCTCAAGAAAATGGTCAAGCGACAACTTATGGTATTATGGGCTTAGAAGACCGTGGAACAATTTTCGTTGAGCCAGGTACAGAAGTGTATGGTGGTATGATTGTCGGCGAACATAATCGTGAAAATGACTTAACGGTTAATATTACTCGTGCAAAACAATTAACGAATATTCGTTCGGCTACTAAAGACCAAACAAGTGTTATTAAACGTCCACGTATTTTGACATTAGAAGAATCCATTCAATTTATGGACGATGATGAGTACTGTGAAGTAACACCTGAAAGCATTCGTTTGCGTAAACAAATTTTAGATAAAGCAGCACGTGAACGTGCAACTAAAAAAGATAAAAAATAGTGTGAATGATGATGCGTCTGAACGGTTAATGATACTAACCGTTCAGATTTTTTTTACAATTATTTTCATCCGAAAGTTTATTTATCGCTATTTTGTTTAATGTCATAGATGACAAATGGGTGAAGAATGATAAAAATATAAGTCAAAAAGTATTTTAGAGTGTTTTTCAAAATTAATTTGTGCTATGATAATAAGTAAATGAAAGGTAGGTAAAGTTAATGACACTTGCATATGGTATGGCAGTACTGTTAGTGCGAATCTTTTTTGTGTTACTAACTTATATTGTGCTTGAAAAATTAGATTGGCGAAAATTATTTTCAGCTAAAAATTATGTTTATGCGCAATATGTTTGTGTGTTACTAAGTATCGCATTTGGACATCTTATCGGTTCATTTTTTATTACGATCATGGAATTGCTGCGTGA contains:
- a CDS encoding inositol monophosphatase family protein → MDYQLHHRVLVWLEQAAHELRQSHQRELKVDEKKDASDLVTEMDKATEQFFVEKIKTYYPTHRIIGEEGISDRVEDTNGFVWVIDPIDGTLNFVKQKNNFGIMVGVFKDGQPVAGYIYDVMKHDLYYGIVGEGAYLNNRPLESIPVPKLNDSIAMGNVGMFALNLKHSQRLLKAVLGVRAHGSAALEIIEVLRGQASVYLSFGLSPWDFAAGYAICEAAGLKATKPDGTPLSILERSAVIFAHPSVHQEVITVLNTTEELGEINEYA
- a CDS encoding DUF1146 domain-containing protein, which translates into the protein MTLAYGMAVLLVRIFFVLLTYIVLEKLDWRKLFSAKNYVYAQYVCVLLSIAFGHLIGSFFITIMELLRDLLYSAFL
- the typA gene encoding translational GTPase TypA, whose protein sequence is MNTRNDIRNIAIIAHVDHGKTTLVDELLKQSNTLDERAKLDERAMDSNDIEKERGITILAKNTAVDYKGTRINILDTPGHADFGGEVERILKMVDGVVLVVDAYEGTMPQTRFVLKKALEQGLTPVVVVNKIDKPSARPAEVIDEVLELFIELGADDDQLEFPVVYASALNGTSSLSDKLEDQEESMDAIFDAVIEHVPAPIDNSDESLQFQVSLLDYNEYVGRIGIGRVFRGKIKVGDNVALIKADGSKKNFRVTKILGFFGLNRVEIQEAKAGDLIALSGMDDIFVGETVADASNPEALPVLHIDEPTLEMTFLTNNSPFAGREGKFVTSRNLQDRLMQELQTDVSLRVESTDSPDAFKVMGRGELHLSILIETMRREGYEFQVSRPKVIMKEIDGQLCEPFERVQIDTPEEYMGSIIEAMGQRKAEMADMAHTGNGQIRLVFLIPARGLIGFSTEFMSMTRGYGIINHTFDDYLPVVDGNIGRRRNGTLVAQENGQATTYGIMGLEDRGTIFVEPGTEVYGGMIVGEHNRENDLTVNITRAKQLTNIRSATKDQTSVIKRPRILTLEESIQFMDDDEYCEVTPESIRLRKQILDKAARERATKKDKK